The Candidatus Hinthialibacter antarcticus genome includes the window CGCCATTGCGGGAGCCCATCGAAGAACGCCTGTACGCCGCGCAAGGTCGATAGCCCGTCGCTGCTGTAGCGCATCGGCAGCCCCGCGCCTGCGATGCCGCGCGCGCGGATCACCGCATCGCGCATGGCGCTGGCGGTCAGTTTGGCGGCGTGGGCGTCGTCGAGGTTTTTGTAGAGCGTCGCCAAGCTGTTGCGTTCTAAATAGATTGCCTTGCGGGCGTAATCGACTTTTTTTAGCGAAGCGTGTCCGCGATGAAAGACCTGCGCTTTCGGCGCCAGCCAGACGCTTTGCCCGAACAAGCGCATTCGCCAGCCCAGGTCGATGTCTTCATAGATCATAAAGTAATCGTCGTCGAATCCGCCTGCGTCGAGGAAAATCTCTCGCCGCACCATCATGCCGCAGCCGCAGGGAAAGAAAATTTCGTAGGGGTCGCTGCTTTCGAGTTCGAAGGCTTCGAAGCCTTTGCCGAACAGGTTGGTCCAGCCGCCGGCGAATTGGGTTTCGCGTCCGTCCCACGAGAGCAGATGCGACGAAACGCAGGCGGCGTTTGTTTCACTGGCAGCTGCCAATAGTTGAGTGAGCCAATCCACCGCAACATGAATATCGTTGTTGAGAAAGACCAGCCAGTCGCTATTCACCCGCCGCGCACATTCATTCAACGCCGGGGCGAAGCCGAGGTTCTCTTCAAATTCGATGAGTTCTATTTCGGGGAATTTGTTGCGCGCGAATTCACGCGAGCCGTCGCTGGAGTTGTTGTCGGCGATGATGATGTTCACGTCGGCGCCGTCAGTTTCAATCGCCGTCAATGATTTCAGCAGCGGCTTCAGATGCGCCTTGCCGTTATGGTGCGGAATGATAATCGAAATGGATGTTGACATGGCGT containing:
- a CDS encoding glycosyltransferase family 2 protein; this translates as MSTSISIIIPHHNGKAHLKPLLKSLTAIETDGADVNIIIADNNSSDGSREFARNKFPEIELIEFEENLGFAPALNECARRVNSDWLVFLNNDIHVAVDWLTQLLAAASETNAACVSSHLLSWDGRETQFAGGWTNLFGKGFEAFELESSDPYEIFFPCGCGMMVRREIFLDAGGFDDDYFMIYEDIDLGWRMRLFGQSVWLAPKAQVFHRGHASLKKVDYARKAIYLERNSLATLYKNLDDAHAAKLTASAMRDAVIRARGIAGAGLPMRYSSDGLSTLRGVQAFFDGLPQWREKREGVQSRRIVSDEEIFEQFFPHPDQTWAYTDEHYRRLAHPDIEQKLQTVRQDVHELIVG